In Paracoccus fistulariae, a single window of DNA contains:
- the metF gene encoding methylenetetrahydrofolate reductase [NAD(P)H] → MSAATPKISFEFFPPKTLDASFRLWETARALAPLNPDFVSVTYGAGGTTRQLTHEAVTTIAKHYGLHVAAHLTCVEATRDETMEIVQSYADAGIREIVALRGDAPKGQDKFTPYPDGFASSVELIEAIAKRGDMQIRVGAYPEPHPESPDTDADVAWLKRKIDAGATSAMTQFFFDAETYFRFRDKCAAAGIDVPIIPGILPIQGWAGTKRFAAACGTSVPDWAEHAFSAAAAEGPEAERRLAAETCITLCRDLIAGGVDRLHFYTLNRPELTAEVCAALGVRPTRNLDDVA, encoded by the coding sequence ATGTCCGCCGCAACGCCGAAAATCAGCTTCGAGTTTTTCCCGCCCAAGACGCTGGATGCCTCGTTCCGGCTGTGGGAAACGGCTCGTGCGCTGGCCCCGCTGAACCCGGATTTCGTCTCGGTCACCTATGGGGCGGGCGGCACCACGCGCCAGCTGACCCATGAGGCCGTCACCACCATCGCCAAGCATTACGGGCTGCACGTCGCCGCGCATCTGACCTGTGTCGAGGCGACCCGCGACGAAACCATGGAGATCGTGCAAAGCTATGCCGATGCGGGCATTCGCGAAATCGTCGCCCTGCGCGGCGATGCGCCGAAAGGGCAGGACAAATTCACCCCCTATCCGGACGGCTTTGCCAGTTCGGTCGAACTGATCGAGGCGATTGCCAAGCGCGGCGACATGCAGATCCGCGTCGGCGCCTATCCCGAGCCGCATCCCGAAAGCCCCGATACAGATGCCGATGTCGCATGGCTGAAGCGCAAGATCGACGCCGGCGCGACCAGCGCGATGACACAGTTCTTCTTTGACGCCGAGACCTATTTCCGCTTTCGCGACAAATGCGCGGCTGCGGGGATCGACGTGCCGATCATCCCCGGCATCCTGCCGATTCAGGGCTGGGCAGGCACCAAGCGTTTTGCCGCCGCCTGCGGTACCAGCGTTCCGGACTGGGCCGAGCATGCGTTCTCGGCCGCCGCCGCCGAGGGCCCCGAGGCCGAGCGTCGTCTGGCCGCCGAGACCTGTATCACGCTGTGCCGCGACCTGATCGCGGGCGGTGTGGACCGGCTGCATTTCTATACGCTGAACCGTCCCGAACTGACGGCCGAGGTCTGCGCCGCGCTTGGCGTGCGCCCGACCCGCAATCTGGACGATGTCGCCTGA
- a CDS encoding PRC-barrel domain-containing protein, with the protein MKNLYLSTAVILSVAGAAFAQTATSETADDATMTPAADAAASDPADAMQTGLMRASALDGVDIFTTDSTGGMMWDDAVTYSEIDENWEKIGEVEDLVLDANGQIVGAIAEIGGFLGLGEKEVMLTPEETAIIVTEDRIAVVSALSKEALEQREEVAEGMRGDD; encoded by the coding sequence ATGAAAAACCTCTATCTTTCGACCGCCGTGATCCTGTCGGTGGCGGGCGCCGCCTTTGCGCAGACCGCGACCTCGGAAACCGCGGATGACGCCACCATGACTCCGGCAGCGGATGCAGCGGCAAGCGATCCCGCTGATGCCATGCAGACGGGCCTGATGCGCGCCTCGGCGCTGGACGGTGTCGATATCTTCACCACCGATTCCACCGGCGGCATGATGTGGGACGATGCCGTGACCTATTCCGAGATCGACGAGAACTGGGAAAAGATCGGTGAGGTCGAGGATCTGGTTCTGGATGCCAACGGCCAGATCGTCGGCGCCATCGCTGAAATCGGCGGCTTCCTGGGTCTGGGCGAAAAGGAAGTCATGCTGACGCCGGAAGAAACCGCGATCATCGTGACCGAAGACCGTATCGCGGTCGTGTCGGCGCTGAGCAAGGAAGCGCTGGAACAGCGCGAGGAAGTTGCCGAAGGCATGCGCGGCGACGACTGA
- a CDS encoding DMT family transporter produces the protein MQTAKERPRFRLSRQEISLILITMIWGGTFLAVHIAMLYSGPLFFVGLRFAIAGVATWLLFRKSMRGLNGQETVAGCIIGIAIFLGYGLQTWGLQTITSSQSAFISAIYVPIVPLLQWVVLRRPPHVMSWVGVALAFTGLILLAGPEAGSLRLTEGEIVTLLSAVAIAAEIILIGHFANRVDSRRVTAVQLLAAGGVSFLMMPVVGEQIPAFSWVWVIGAVALGLASALIQLVMNWAQKSISPTRATVIYAGEPVWGGVVGRMAGDRLPPLALLGAAFILAGVLASELRPTNWRKRQRDDQAES, from the coding sequence ATGCAGACTGCCAAAGAACGCCCCCGGTTCCGCCTGTCGCGGCAGGAAATCTCGCTGATCCTGATCACGATGATCTGGGGCGGCACATTTCTGGCCGTCCACATCGCCATGCTTTACAGCGGCCCGCTGTTCTTTGTCGGGCTGCGCTTTGCCATCGCGGGCGTGGCGACATGGCTGCTGTTTCGGAAATCCATGCGCGGGCTGAACGGGCAGGAAACCGTCGCGGGCTGCATCATCGGGATCGCCATCTTTCTGGGCTATGGCCTGCAAACCTGGGGGCTGCAGACCATCACCAGCAGCCAATCGGCCTTCATTTCCGCGATCTACGTGCCCATCGTTCCCCTGCTGCAATGGGTGGTCCTGCGACGGCCGCCCCATGTGATGAGCTGGGTCGGCGTGGCGCTGGCCTTTACCGGGCTGATCCTGCTGGCCGGGCCAGAGGCCGGATCGCTGCGCCTGACCGAAGGCGAAATCGTGACGCTGTTAAGCGCCGTGGCCATCGCGGCCGAGATCATCCTGATCGGGCATTTCGCCAACCGCGTCGACAGCCGCCGCGTCACCGCGGTCCAGCTTTTGGCGGCGGGCGGGGTCTCATTCCTGATGATGCCCGTGGTTGGTGAGCAGATCCCCGCCTTTTCCTGGGTCTGGGTCATTGGCGCGGTGGCCCTGGGGCTGGCCAGTGCGCTGATCCAGCTGGTGATGAACTGGGCGCAGAAATCCATCTCTCCGACCCGCGCGACGGTGATCTATGCGGGCGAGCCGGTCTGGGGCGGCGTCGTGGGCCGCATGGCCGGGGACCGCCTGCCGCCCCTGGCGCTGCTGGGCGCGGCCTTCATTCTGGCCGGGGTGCTGGCCAGCGAGTTACGGCCCACCAACTGGCGCAAGCGGCAACGCGACGATCAGGCAGAAAGCTGA
- a CDS encoding type III PLP-dependent enzyme — MTNSKVVWQNPAELIRETQPEHPVMVFAPTVLQDRARVFLDGFPGLVTYAVKSNPDEAVIQNLVAAGIQGFDVASPFEIDLIGRLAPRAARHYHNPVRARSEISHAVAEGIRAWSVDSMSELQKLLETVPTEVGGEGVEISPRFKLPVLGAVYDFGSKFGASPEYAAEMLKLVADRGYIPSLTFHPGTQCTDPIAWESYISVAREICDMAGVKARRLNVGGGFPSHRVVGVEPDLASIFAEIGDTVAEAFGDDAPLLVCEPGRGLCADAFALITRVKAVRDDAAVFLNDGVYGGLAELPIIGNIDRIEVFDPQGNLREGTPTGRVIFGPTCDSVDRLPGELSLPEDITEGDFVVFQGAGAYSVVTNTRFNGFGALGHATVMALS; from the coding sequence ATGACGAATTCTAAGGTCGTATGGCAGAACCCAGCCGAACTCATTCGCGAAACCCAGCCGGAGCATCCGGTGATGGTTTTTGCCCCGACGGTCCTGCAGGATCGGGCGCGGGTTTTTCTGGACGGATTTCCCGGGCTTGTGACCTATGCCGTCAAGTCCAACCCCGATGAGGCCGTGATCCAGAATCTGGTGGCCGCGGGGATTCAGGGCTTTGACGTGGCCTCGCCTTTCGAGATTGACCTGATCGGCCGTCTGGCCCCGCGCGCGGCGCGCCATTACCACAACCCTGTCCGGGCGCGGTCCGAAATCAGCCACGCGGTTGCCGAGGGCATCCGGGCATGGTCGGTGGACAGCATGTCCGAATTGCAGAAACTGCTTGAGACGGTGCCAACTGAGGTGGGCGGCGAAGGCGTTGAAATCTCGCCCCGCTTCAAACTGCCGGTGCTGGGTGCGGTCTATGATTTCGGCTCGAAATTCGGCGCCAGCCCGGAATATGCGGCCGAGATGCTGAAGCTGGTGGCGGATCGCGGCTATATCCCGTCGCTGACCTTCCATCCGGGCACGCAATGCACCGATCCGATCGCCTGGGAAAGCTACATCAGCGTGGCGCGGGAAATCTGCGATATGGCTGGCGTCAAGGCGCGCCGGTTGAATGTCGGCGGGGGCTTCCCCTCGCATCGTGTGGTGGGGGTAGAACCCGATCTGGCCTCGATCTTTGCCGAGATCGGCGACACCGTGGCCGAGGCCTTTGGCGATGATGCCCCGCTGCTGGTCTGCGAACCGGGGCGGGGGCTTTGTGCCGATGCTTTTGCGCTGATCACGCGGGTCAAGGCGGTGCGCGACGATGCGGCGGTGTTCCTGAACGATGGCGTCTATGGCGGTCTGGCCGAATTGCCGATCATCGGCAATATCGACCGGATCGAGGTGTTCGACCCGCAGGGCAATCTGCGCGAAGGCACGCCCACGGGCCGCGTCATCTTTGGCCCGACTTGCGATTCCGTCGACCGTCTGCCGGGCGAGTTGAGCCTGCCCGAAGACATCACCGAAGGCGATTTTGTCGTGTTTCAGGGGGCCGGGGCCTATTCGGTGGTGACGAATACGCGCTTCAACGGGTTCGGCGCACTTGGTCACGCGACAGTGATGGCCCTGAGTTAA
- a CDS encoding inositol monophosphatase family protein produces MMASANLNIMIKAARKAGRSLVKDFREVENLQVSVKGAGDFVSKADREAERIIKDELRGARPNYGWLGEETGEDAGEDPTRRWIVDPLDGTTNFLHGLPHWAVSIALEHKGEIVASVIFDAAKDELFVAEKGGGAFMNDQRLRVSGRRQLIDSIFATGIPFAGRGPLPAALQDLARLMPLTAGVRRLGAASLDLAYVAAGRFDGYWERGNQPWDVAAGILMVREAGGFVEGIRDGDDPLESGRMIAANPQLFEAFAKVVRSRD; encoded by the coding sequence CTGATGGCAAGCGCCAATCTGAACATCATGATCAAGGCCGCGCGCAAGGCCGGTCGCAGTCTCGTCAAGGATTTTCGCGAGGTCGAGAACCTGCAGGTCAGCGTCAAGGGCGCGGGCGACTTTGTCAGCAAGGCCGATCGCGAGGCCGAGCGGATCATCAAGGATGAGCTGCGCGGCGCGCGCCCGAATTACGGCTGGCTGGGTGAGGAAACCGGCGAGGATGCGGGCGAAGACCCGACCCGCCGCTGGATCGTCGATCCGCTGGACGGGACGACCAATTTTCTGCACGGCCTGCCGCATTGGGCGGTCAGCATCGCGCTGGAGCATAAGGGAGAGATCGTCGCATCGGTCATTTTCGACGCCGCCAAGGACGAGCTTTTCGTGGCGGAAAAGGGCGGCGGCGCCTTCATGAACGATCAGCGGCTGCGGGTCTCGGGCCGTCGTCAGCTGATCGATTCGATCTTTGCCACGGGCATTCCTTTTGCCGGGCGCGGTCCGCTGCCTGCCGCCCTGCAGGATCTGGCGCGGCTGATGCCGCTGACCGCGGGTGTGCGCAGGCTTGGCGCGGCCTCTCTGGATCTGGCCTATGTCGCGGCCGGTCGTTTTGACGGCTATTGGGAACGTGGCAATCAGCCCTGGGATGTCGCCGCAGGGATCCTGATGGTGCGCGAGGCGGGCGGCTTTGTCGAAGGCATCCGCGACGGTGACGATCCGTTGGAATCGGGCCGCATGATCGCGGCCAACCCGCAGCTTTTCGAAGCCTTCGCCAAGGTCGTGCGCAGCCGCGACTAG
- a CDS encoding winged helix-turn-helix transcriptional regulator has product MTKEGENPRLRYDEGCLAAHALNLIGDRWALLVVRELIFAPKRFQMIRAGLPGITASVLTGRLTQLAKAGVVTHDSRLGIYALTDAGHELLPVLEALCRWALVVPGHDHTRFISPSALMISMGVNLLRDRAAGQDRIAGFDFGGESFQMRVSEGRVATRAVRSPDAPCVLGGNGNALAIAVYGPMPLSALVDQGLITTTGDGSAAQDFVDLFALHRQ; this is encoded by the coding sequence ATGACGAAAGAGGGCGAAAATCCGCGCTTGCGATATGATGAGGGCTGTCTGGCGGCCCATGCGCTGAACCTGATCGGGGATCGCTGGGCGCTGCTGGTGGTGCGGGAACTGATCTTTGCGCCCAAGCGGTTTCAGATGATCCGGGCGGGGCTGCCCGGAATTACCGCCAGCGTGCTGACGGGCCGCCTGACCCAGCTTGCGAAGGCCGGGGTCGTCACGCATGACAGCCGTTTGGGGATCTATGCGCTGACCGATGCAGGGCACGAATTGCTGCCCGTGCTGGAGGCGCTGTGCCGCTGGGCGCTGGTGGTGCCCGGGCATGACCATACACGGTTCATCAGCCCCTCGGCGCTGATGATCTCGATGGGGGTCAACCTGCTGCGTGACAGGGCGGCCGGTCAGGACAGGATTGCAGGCTTCGATTTCGGGGGCGAATCGTTCCAGATGCGCGTGTCGGAAGGTCGGGTTGCAACGCGCGCCGTCAGATCGCCCGATGCGCCCTGTGTTCTGGGCGGCAACGGCAATGCACTGGCCATCGCGGTCTATGGTCCGATGCCGCTGTCTGCGCTGGTCGATCAGGGCCTGATCACGACGACAGGCGATGGGTCCGCCGCGCAGGATTTCGTGGATCTCTTCGCGCTGCATCGGCAGTAG
- a CDS encoding lytic transglycosylase domain-containing protein — MRLLRNMFAAGMLATLPFAPLARAEDAGAMALALSAADARDWTTARAAAARSGPMAEALIGWQALRAGYGDFDDYLAFIRANGDWPGLALLQERGDARLRPDLPVQDLRDWFEDRLPETLQAENAYLATLTAEEARRERRRFWLNQPLDGPEEAQFLEAYPQELTPLLSARATAMLDRQEWAQAQRLLPKLPEGDRPLLAARIALQAGRPGVDDLILALPEAQRADPGLTLDRFLWRVRAKQHEGAQALMLDSSTSAKALRNPDAWAQMRVDYARLAMRNGDWARAEKLAAPHYLTPDNKHYPDLEWLAGFAALHQQAPDRAIAHFLHLETVVGSAISTARALYWQARAHEDLGNDRAAAEAYARAAAMPGVYYGQLAAEKIGAQMPAEYAVAGRAVQTLPDWRGSDLSQSTAFEAGLWLLATGRPDEAQRFFLHLSETADPEDIGRMARLMIEAGAPWHGLRLSKRAADQGVIYPAAHFPLTGLESADLGLPPELVLSIARQESEFNHTVRSHVGARGLMQLMPGTAEEMARKLRLPYQPARLTTDPAYNAQLGAAYLQGLKDRFGSSTALIASGYNAGPGRPARWLGDFGDLRREADPVDWVELIPFDETRNYVMRVTEAMPIYRARISGKPAPIVPSFDLSGGGLIPPPPVRLTLALSKRPVAKPFIGPRLPENWVAGSIAAPNTFLQQN, encoded by the coding sequence ATGCGACTTCTGCGTAACATGTTTGCCGCCGGAATGCTGGCCACGCTGCCCTTCGCGCCCCTTGCCCGGGCCGAGGATGCGGGCGCGATGGCGCTTGCCCTCTCTGCCGCCGATGCCCGCGACTGGACCACCGCCCGCGCCGCCGCCGCCCGTTCCGGGCCGATGGCCGAGGCGCTGATCGGCTGGCAGGCCCTGCGCGCAGGCTATGGCGATTTCGACGATTATCTGGCCTTCATCCGCGCCAATGGCGACTGGCCCGGCCTTGCCTTGCTGCAGGAACGCGGCGATGCACGCCTGCGCCCCGATCTGCCGGTGCAGGATCTGCGCGATTGGTTCGAGGATCGCCTGCCCGAAACCCTGCAGGCCGAGAACGCCTATCTGGCGACCCTGACCGCCGAAGAGGCGCGCAGGGAACGCAGGCGCTTTTGGCTGAACCAGCCGCTGGACGGCCCGGAAGAGGCGCAATTCCTAGAGGCCTATCCGCAGGAACTGACGCCGCTGCTGAGCGCGCGTGCGACAGCCATGCTGGACCGGCAGGAATGGGCACAGGCGCAACGCCTGCTGCCGAAACTGCCCGAGGGTGACCGGCCGCTGCTGGCCGCGCGTATCGCCTTGCAAGCTGGTCGGCCCGGCGTCGATGACCTGATCCTGGCCCTGCCCGAGGCGCAGCGCGCCGATCCCGGCCTGACGCTGGACCGCTTCCTGTGGCGCGTCCGTGCCAAGCAGCACGAGGGCGCGCAGGCGCTGATGCTCGACTCCTCGACCAGCGCCAAGGCGCTGCGCAACCCCGATGCCTGGGCACAGATGCGCGTGGATTATGCGCGGCTTGCCATGCGCAATGGCGACTGGGCGCGGGCCGAAAAACTGGCGGCCCCCCATTACCTGACACCGGACAACAAGCATTATCCGGATCTGGAATGGCTGGCGGGCTTTGCCGCATTGCATCAGCAGGCACCGGATCGCGCGATCGCGCATTTCCTGCATCTTGAAACCGTGGTCGGCAGCGCCATCAGCACCGCCCGCGCCCTCTATTGGCAGGCGCGCGCGCATGAGGATCTGGGCAATGACAGGGCGGCAGCCGAGGCCTATGCCCGCGCGGCAGCGATGCCCGGCGTTTATTACGGACAACTGGCCGCCGAAAAGATCGGCGCGCAGATGCCCGCCGAATATGCCGTGGCCGGTCGCGCGGTCCAGACGCTGCCCGACTGGCGCGGGTCGGATCTGTCGCAAAGCACCGCCTTCGAAGCCGGGCTGTGGCTTCTGGCCACCGGTCGCCCGGATGAGGCGCAGCGGTTTTTCCTGCATCTGTCAGAAACCGCCGATCCCGAAGATATCGGCCGCATGGCGCGGCTGATGATCGAGGCCGGCGCCCCCTGGCACGGCCTGCGCCTGTCGAAACGCGCCGCCGATCAGGGCGTGATCTATCCGGCGGCGCATTTCCCCCTGACCGGACTGGAATCGGCGGATCTGGGTCTGCCACCGGAACTGGTCCTGTCCATCGCGCGACAGGAATCCGAATTCAACCACACCGTCCGCAGCCATGTCGGCGCGCGCGGGTTGATGCAGCTGATGCCCGGAACGGCCGAGGAAATGGCGCGCAAGCTGCGCCTGCCCTATCAGCCCGCCCGGCTGACAACCGATCCTGCCTATAACGCGCAGCTTGGGGCAGCTTATCTTCAGGGGCTGAAGGATCGCTTTGGCTCATCCACGGCGCTGATCGCCTCGGGCTATAATGCCGGGCCGGGCCGCCCTGCCCGCTGGCTGGGCGATTTCGGGGATCTGCGCCGCGAGGCCGATCCGGTCGATTGGGTCGAGTTGATCCCCTTTGACGAAACCCGCAACTATGTCATGCGCGTGACCGAGGCGATGCCGATCTATCGCGCGCGCATCAGCGGCAAGCCCGCGCCGATCGTTCCCAGCTTTGACCTTAGCGGGGGCGGGCTGATCCCGCCGCCGCCCGTCCGGCTGACGCTGGCGCTGTCGAAAAGACCCGTCGCGAAGCCCTTTATCGGGCCTCGCCTGCCCGAAAACTGGGTCGCCGGTTCCATCGCCGCGCCCAACACATTCCTGCAGCAGAATTAG
- a CDS encoding DUF1428 domain-containing protein has translation MTYYTGMIAAIPTAKRQAYIDHLRRAWHLLHKHGASRMVEGWGVDVPTGKVTDLRAAVQARADETVIFNWIEWPDRATSDAAWVAMPGDPDMAALDKDMPFDGKRLIQGGFEPLMEAGTVHGAPYYQGFLLAVPEQNKAAYDKMARDAWPMFEKYGCLGIAENWGVDVPHGKLTDMYRATKAEPGEVAVFSWTAWPDRATCDRASQQMMSDMQGQPMPEMPFDGMRMMWGGFQTIFDSAEDGTYRDADPAARAD, from the coding sequence ATGACCTATTACACAGGCATGATCGCAGCCATTCCGACCGCGAAACGTCAGGCATATATCGACCACCTGCGCCGCGCCTGGCACCTGCTTCACAAACATGGCGCGTCGCGGATGGTCGAGGGATGGGGCGTCGATGTGCCGACCGGCAAAGTCACCGATCTGCGGGCCGCCGTGCAGGCGCGCGCGGATGAAACCGTAATCTTCAACTGGATCGAATGGCCCGACCGCGCGACCTCGGATGCCGCCTGGGTTGCCATGCCGGGCGATCCCGACATGGCGGCGCTGGATAAAGACATGCCCTTCGATGGCAAAAGACTGATCCAGGGCGGGTTTGAGCCGTTGATGGAGGCGGGCACAGTGCATGGCGCGCCTTATTATCAGGGCTTTCTGCTGGCCGTGCCGGAACAGAACAAGGCCGCCTATGACAAGATGGCCCGCGACGCATGGCCGATGTTCGAAAAATACGGCTGCCTTGGGATCGCGGAAAACTGGGGCGTGGATGTGCCGCATGGCAAGCTGACCGATATGTATCGCGCGACCAAGGCTGAACCGGGTGAGGTCGCGGTGTTCAGCTGGACGGCCTGGCCCGACCGCGCAACCTGCGACCGTGCCAGCCAGCAGATGATGTCCGACATGCAGGGACAGCCCATGCCCGAGATGCCCTTTGACGGGATGCGCATGATGTGGGGCGGGTTTCAGACCATTTTCGACAGTGCCGAGGACGGAACATACCGCGATGCCGATCCGGCGGCGCGCGCAGACTGA
- a CDS encoding DUF2235 domain-containing protein: protein MTEIRPPTIHVVLIDGTFASLVEGQRSSIGRIYRLLRSVTATQAGARIRLHYGRGQQWRRWNTLPELIMGRRLDGQIIDAYGWLASGYREGDMIYCFGYSRGAFAVRSLVGMIGRVGLVRPQSATERNVRLAWRYYREGGSEKALGAFRRRRCMPHVPVRLVGCFDTVQSLGIPLPFLGPLTQSRFGFHDASLGPDVEHGLHALALDETRAAFAPPLWNDDPKRPGRIEQMWFRGAHPDIGGQLSGMEFARPLSNIPLTWMLERAQQVGLPLPRGWRDQFPVDPTAPAIGTWRNWGKAFWLRAPRLVGLHLNEALHQTVPMDYSGPARLVGHLEQAPDPAEGQLSA, encoded by the coding sequence ATGACTGAGATTCGCCCGCCTACGATCCACGTCGTCCTGATCGACGGAACCTTTGCCTCGCTGGTCGAGGGGCAGCGCAGTTCGATCGGGCGGATCTATCGCCTTTTGCGATCCGTGACGGCGACGCAGGCCGGGGCGCGGATCCGGCTGCATTACGGGCGTGGCCAGCAATGGCGACGCTGGAATACGCTGCCGGAACTGATCATGGGCCGCAGGCTGGATGGGCAGATCATCGATGCCTATGGCTGGCTTGCCTCGGGCTATCGCGAAGGCGACATGATCTATTGCTTCGGCTATTCGCGCGGGGCCTTTGCCGTGCGCAGTCTGGTGGGCATGATCGGACGGGTCGGCCTGGTGCGCCCGCAATCCGCGACCGAGCGTAATGTCCGGCTGGCCTGGCGCTATTATCGCGAGGGCGGATCGGAAAAGGCGCTTGGCGCCTTTCGCCGTCGCCGCTGCATGCCGCATGTGCCGGTCCGGCTGGTGGGCTGTTTCGACACGGTGCAAAGCCTTGGGATCCCGCTGCCGTTTCTGGGTCCGCTGACGCAGTCGCGCTTTGGCTTTCACGACGCTTCGCTGGGGCCGGATGTCGAACACGGGCTGCATGCGCTGGCGCTGGATGAAACCCGTGCGGCCTTTGCCCCGCCGCTGTGGAACGATGATCCCAAACGCCCGGGCCGGATCGAGCAGATGTGGTTTCGCGGCGCGCATCCCGATATTGGCGGGCAGTTGAGCGGCATGGAATTCGCCCGCCCGCTGTCGAATATCCCGCTGACATGGATGCTGGAGAGGGCCCAGCAGGTCGGGCTGCCGCTGCCCAGGGGCTGGCGCGACCAGTTTCCGGTCGATCCGACCGCCCCGGCCATTGGCACATGGCGAAACTGGGGCAAGGCCTTCTGGCTGCGCGCGCCGCGACTGGTGGGCCTGCATCTGAATGAGGCGCTGCACCAGACCGTGCCGATGGATTACAGCGGCCCGGCCCGGCTGGTGGGCCATCTGGAGCAGGCGCCGGACCCGGCCGAAGGTCAGCTTTCTGCCTGA
- a CDS encoding LysR family transcriptional regulator translates to MHLELRHLRTVHAVHEQGGLARAADVLNITQSALSHQIKALEEQAGVELFVRRAKPMRLSPAGMRLLRLAEQVLPMVAATEAEFKGVEAGRIGRLHIAMECHACFDWLLPVLDIFRRAWPEVDVDIRQRLAFGALPALARQEVDLVISSDPEDMPGIHYQPLFDYAPTLVAAAGHPLVQKGYAEPQDLAGETLITYPMDRARLDVFSQFLTPAGVEPAQQRQVELTAVSLMLVASGRGVAVMPDWVLRREAANPELAMLPLGRGGILRRLYAAIREEDLSQPYIAHVLRLARTEPLRMLRGAAG, encoded by the coding sequence ATGCATCTGGAATTACGGCATCTGCGGACGGTTCATGCGGTCCATGAACAGGGCGGGCTGGCCCGCGCGGCGGATGTTCTGAATATCACACAATCGGCCCTGTCGCATCAGATCAAGGCGCTGGAGGAACAGGCGGGCGTCGAGTTGTTCGTCCGCCGGGCCAAGCCGATGCGCCTGTCGCCTGCGGGGATGCGACTGCTGCGGCTGGCCGAACAGGTTCTGCCGATGGTCGCCGCCACCGAGGCCGAATTCAAGGGGGTCGAGGCGGGTCGGATCGGGCGGCTGCATATCGCGATGGAATGCCATGCCTGTTTCGACTGGCTGCTGCCGGTGCTGGACATCTTCCGCCGCGCCTGGCCCGAGGTGGACGTGGATATCCGCCAGCGTCTGGCCTTCGGCGCCTTGCCCGCGCTGGCCCGGCAAGAGGTGGATCTGGTGATTTCCTCGGATCCCGAAGACATGCCGGGCATCCATTACCAGCCCCTGTTCGACTATGCCCCCACGCTGGTCGCCGCGGCCGGGCACCCGCTGGTGCAGAAAGGCTATGCCGAGCCGCAGGATCTGGCCGGGGAAACCCTGATCACCTATCCGATGGACCGCGCGCGGCTGGATGTGTTCAGCCAGTTCCTGACCCCGGCCGGGGTCGAGCCCGCGCAGCAGCGTCAGGTGGAACTGACGGCGGTGTCGCTGATGCTGGTCGCCTCAGGGCGCGGCGTGGCGGTAATGCCCGACTGGGTTCTGCGCCGCGAGGCCGCCAATCCCGAACTGGCCATGCTGCCTTTGGGCCGGGGTGGCATCCTGCGTCGCCTTTATGCCGCGATTCGCGAAGAGGATCTCAGCCAGCCCTATATTGCGCATGTCCTGCGGCTGGCGCGGACCGAACCCCTGCGGATGCTGCGGGGCGCGGCGGGATAA
- a CDS encoding DMT family transporter encodes MSDDSQDQTAYPAATAAAAVPPVPPRATSVGVDRTGLAILLICLVSFIFAVQDGFSRFLGDGYPPVLIVMIRYWVFAVFVIALVSRQRGGLRRAIKTRRPFTQIARGAILVSETLVILEGFVRLGLIETHAVFAVYPLLVAALSGPILGEKVGWRRWTAICIGFVGILVILQPGSGVMRSEALLPFIAALLFALYGLLTRHVSRDDPAVVSFFWTGISGAVCITVVGIWQWEWLAPVDWLWMAGLCSMAILSHYLLIRAYEMAEAAALQPFAYTQLVWVSVIGVLVFNEVLRPNVVTGGAIVVAAGLFTLWRARVRAA; translated from the coding sequence ATGTCGGACGACAGCCAGGATCAGACAGCCTATCCCGCGGCCACCGCTGCGGCTGCGGTGCCGCCGGTGCCGCCACGGGCGACCTCGGTCGGGGTGGACCGGACCGGGCTTGCGATCCTGCTGATTTGTCTGGTCAGCTTCATCTTTGCGGTCCAGGACGGCTTTTCGCGCTTTCTGGGCGACGGCTATCCGCCGGTGCTGATCGTCATGATCCGCTATTGGGTCTTTGCGGTTTTCGTGATTGCGCTGGTGTCGCGGCAAAGGGGCGGGCTGCGGCGCGCCATCAAGACCCGCCGCCCGTTCACGCAGATCGCGCGCGGGGCGATTCTGGTGTCCGAAACGCTGGTCATTCTTGAGGGCTTCGTGCGTCTGGGCCTGATCGAGACCCATGCCGTCTTTGCCGTCTATCCGCTGCTGGTCGCCGCGCTGTCGGGACCGATTCTGGGCGAAAAGGTCGGCTGGCGGCGCTGGACCGCCATCTGCATCGGCTTCGTCGGCATTCTGGTCATCCTGCAACCGGGCAGCGGCGTGATGCGCAGCGAGGCCCTGCTGCCCTTCATCGCGGCATTGCTGTTCGCGCTTTACGGCCTGCTGACGCGGCATGTCTCGCGCGATGATCCGGCGGTGGTCAGCTTCTTCTGGACCGGGATCTCGGGCGCGGTCTGCATCACGGTGGTCGGCATCTGGCAGTGGGAATGGCTGGCGCCCGTGGACTGGCTGTGGATGGCCGGGCTGTGCAGCATGGCGATTCTGTCCCATTATCTGCTGATCCGCGCCTATGAAATGGCCGAGGCCGCCGCGCTGCAGCCCTTTGCCTATACGCAGCTTGTCTGGGTCAGCGTGATCGGCGTTCTGGTATTCAATGAGGTCCTGCGCCCGAATGTCGTGACCGGCGGGGCGATCGTGGTCGCGGCGGGTCTGTTCACGCTGTGGCGGGCACGCGTCCGGGCTGCGTGA